From a single Maylandia zebra isolate NMK-2024a linkage group LG3, Mzebra_GT3a, whole genome shotgun sequence genomic region:
- the LOC112429890 gene encoding galactose-specific lectin nattectin, with amino-acid sequence MLIRRKIRDTNITMKLLTVSTLLCAMVALGTAARGHHVEKRAASCPGGWTQYGNRCFLYNNDQMTWAQAQRICRNMNANLASVHSYDEYQFIRRVISSATHESGLTWIGGSDGQQEGYWFWIDGTSFTFTQWCRGEPNNHRGNEHCLLVNFSGSKCWNDGTCDSRFPFICVKAI; translated from the exons ATGCTGATAAGAAGGAAGATAAG AGATACTAACATCACCATGAAGCTGCTGACTGTGTCTACACTTCTGTGCGCAATGGTGGCTCTGGGCACTGCTGCTA GAGGACATCATGTTGAGAAGAGAGCAGCATCTTGTCCAGGTGGCTGGACTCAGTATGGGAATCGATGCTTTCTCTACAATAACGATCAAATGACTTGGGCTCAGGCGCAG AGAATCTGCCGAAACATGAATGCAAACCTGGCATCTGTACACAGCTACGACGAGTATCAGTTCATTCGACGCGTCATATCTAGTGCCACTCATGAAAGTGGACTAACATGGATTGGTGGCTCAGATGGTCAACAG gaGGGTTACTGGTTTTGGATCGATGGAACCTCTTTCACATTTACGCAGTGGTGTCGGGGAGAACCTAACAACCATAGGGGAAACGAGCATTGCTTGCTGGTGAATTTTTCAG GAAGCAAGTGTTGGAATGATGGGACATGTGACAGCCGATTCCCATTTATTTGTGTCAAGGCCATCTGA